The genome window CTATAGAAAAAAGTTTTATAGATTTAAATCTTAATCCTTTTTATATTTATAGTGGAGCTGGTCATGATGCTCAAGAAATGGACAATATAACTGACATTGGAATGGTGTTTATAAGATGTTCTGGAGGTATAAGTCATAATCCTGATGAAAGTGTTTCTGTAGATGACTTAGATACTGCTATAAAAATATTTCTAAAAATATTAGATAATCTCGATTTAAAATAATTTTATATCAAAAATATACAAGTAAAAACATATTATCACTACTAACCTTATACTATATAATTGTATAATATTATCTATTATAAAAACAGACTTTTATACTCTTATAGAATAAGTTTTGATATTTTATACCTAATACAAAAATATATATTTAAGGAGATAATTTTTATGAATGAAAAATTAATTGGAATTTTAGCTGGAATGGGTCCAAGGTCAACTGCTCCCTTTATGGATTTAGTTATTGATGAATGTCAATTTCAGTATGGTGCAAAATATGATGATGAGTTCCCAAAGATGATGATATATTCATTACCTACTCCATTTTATATTGACCGTCCAATAAATCACGAACTTATGAAAAAAACTATTATTGATGGGTTACAAAAACTTGAATCAATTGGAGTAAGTTTTATTGCTATGCCATGTAATTCAGCACATATATACTTTAAAGAATTAAAAAAATCAATTAATATACCTTTGTTAAATATTGTAGAAGAAACAGTTAAGAAACTTCCTATTATCCCACAAAAAGTAACTCTTTTTTCAACTAATTCAACATTTGAATCTAAAATTTATCAAGATGGCATACTACATAATGGGCATGAGTTTATATTTAAAGATGAATGGCAGACAAAATTAAATACTCTTATTCAAAGTATAAAAACAGATAAAGGAAATCCATATAATATTGATATTTGGAATGAACTTATTGAAGATGTGAAAAAAGAATCTATTGAAAATGTAATAATTGCTTGTACCGACTTAAATGTAGTTTTCGAAAAATCTCATTCTTCAATTAATATTATTGATTCATCAAAATGTTTAGCTAAAGCAACTATCAACAAATATCTAAAACTAGTTAAATAAATTTTTAGATACTATATTTTAGAAAATATACATGTATTTGTTTAGTTAAAAAAATATAAACCTATAGTTTTATATTATAGTTCCTTGATGATATAAAATTTAACCATGTATTATAGTATTTTAATAGAAAAGGATACCAATACTGGTATCCTTTTTAAATATTTTTATATTTATTGCACTTAAGTTTATACTATTGAATAGTACCCATAGAATTAGATAAATCTCGTCCTGCTGTAACAAGATTAGATAATAATACATCAGCTACTGCATCATTAGCTGAACTTATTATCCATTTGTTATCTTTTTTAGAACATTCAAACTCTACAGTTTTTGTTACATAAGTCTCTTTAACACTTTTTTGTTTTTCTTTCATAATTGATACTAGCATTTCAGTTGTTTTCTCATCAGTTAAGTCTTGCCCTGAAAAACTCATACCAAGCATCTTTGTAAATGCTTCAGCTACTATCTCTTTAAGTAATGGTGTTGAATCTACAAATTTACACTCTACTTTTATTGTAGCCTTATTATCTTTAATCTCACTATCTTTTATTGTATATGTGATTTTAGATGCATTCTGTTTTAGATAATCTAAAACATACTGTGCATTTGGGTCTTTTGTGTCTAGTTCTTTTAATACATCTTTATATTTCTCGTCATTATTTTCCATTACCTTATTCATGCCTTCAAAGTCAAACTTCTTTGCACTGCTAAAAAAACTATCTATTGTATCTTCTGGTTTTGCACTTGAACATGCTGTTAAAGATATTGCCAATAAAAAAGTTGTTAAAACTAATATGATTTTTTTCATATCTCAAACCCTCCCTCTTAATTTGTTGATACATAAGTTATTTTAACATATAATGAGAGTTTTTGAATGATATATTTAAAATATTTTATAAATTTTCATTAAAGCAAAATTTAGCTTAAATTATATCTATATTAAATTATTGTTCATATTTACATCAATCATAGTAGAAACCATAACAGCTTTTATTGTATGCATTCTATTTTCAGCTTCTTCAAATACCTTTGAATATTTTGAATTAAATACCTCGTCTGTAACCTCTAGCTCTGATAATCCAAACTTTTCATAAATTTCTTGAGCAACTTTAGTTTCTAAGTCATGGAATGCTGGAAGGCAGTGTAAAAATATAACATTTTCATTTTCAGTTTTCTTTATCATATCCATATTTACTTGATAATCCTTAAGTTGATTTATTCTCGTCTCATATTGCTCTTCTTCTCCCATAGAAACCCATACATCTGTATATATAACATCTGCACCTTTAACATCATCAATACTTTCAGTCAACATTATATCTCCCTTAGATTTCTTAGCTATTTCCTTCATAGCCTTAACTAATTCTTCATTTGGCCAAAGTTCCTTAGGTGCAAGTGCTACGAAATCAATTCCCATTTTAGCACATCCTATCATCAGGGAGTTTCCCATGTTATTTCTAGCATCACCGACATATACAAATTTAACTTTATTCAAATCTTTATCTACATTTTCAATTACTGTTAAAAAGTCTGCAAGGATTTGCGTTGGATGATATTCATCTGTAAGTCCATTCCAAACAGGTACACCAGAATATTTTGCTAAACTTTCAACTGTTTCTTGTTTAAATCCTCTAAATTCTATTCCATCATAGAATTTTCCTAGAACTTTTGCTGTATCAGATACAGACTCTTTTTTACCCATATGACAGTCATTAGGACCTAGATAAGTTACATGTGCACCTTCGTCATGAGCCGCTACTTCAAATGAACATCTAGTTCTTGTTGATGTTTTCTCAAACAATAAAGCTATATTTTTTCCTTGTAATAAATCACCCTTTATACCAACCTTTTTCTTAGTTTTTAAATAACTAGATAAAGTTAATAAATATCTAATCTCCTCTTTTGTAAAATCCTTTAGTGTCAAAAAACTCTTCCCTTTTAAACTTATATTATTCATATTAATTCGCCCCTTTTTATAAACTTTTTAAACTCAATTAAACTTGTTAGCACTTTACTTTTTTATTTACTTTGAATTCTTGTCTTTAATCGTATATTTTTGAATATTTAGTTAATTTTTAGTAATATATCTTTTAGAATTTCAAGAGCCTCATCTATTTCTTTATAACTGATTGTTAATGGTGGTAAAAATCTCAATACATTTTTGCCAGCAGTCAAAATAAGCAATCCTTTTTTTCTAGCTTTCTCTTCTATAATACTAGATTCGATATTGGTTTTAATTCCTATCATTAAGCCAATACCTTTTGTCTTTAGTACAACTTTACTATTAAAATTTTCAATAGATTTTCTTATATAATCTCCTTTTTCTAATACTTCATTATAAAAACCGTCTTTAGACACCTCATCTAATACAACTGAAGCTGCCACCATAGCTAATAAATTACCTCCAAACGTTGTACCTTGGTCTCCTTTTCCTAGTACTTTTGAAAGATTTTCATTTACTAATACTCCGCCTACTGGTATTCCTGCTCCTAATCCTTTTGCTACTGTAACTATATCTGGTTTTACATCAAAATATTCATATCCAAAAAGTTTACCAGTTCTTCCTATACCGCATTGGACTTCATCAAAAATCACTACGATGTCCTTTTCTTTGCATATTTTTACTAGTTCCAAAACATAATCTTTTTCAAGAATATTAACTCCACCTTCACCTTGAATTGCTTCAAGAATTATTGCACAAACTGTCGAATCAAGATTATTTTTTAAATCTTCAATATTATTTCTTTCTATGTATTTAAAACCTTCGGGAAGTGGATAAAAGTACTTATGATATTTATCCATACCAGTTGCCATTAAAGACATCATTGTTCTACCATGAAAAGAATCTTTCAAACTTATAATAGTTCCTCTATCCTTACCATATTTATCACTACTATACTTTCTTGCTATTTTAAACGCTGTTTCATTTGCTTCTGTTCCAGAATTACAGAAATATATTTTATCCATTCCACTTGCATTGATTATTTTCTCTCCTGCACACAACACCGGCTCATTAAAATATA of Clostridioides sp. ES-S-0054-01 contains these proteins:
- a CDS encoding DUF4878 domain-containing protein, producing MKKIILVLTTFLLAISLTACSSAKPEDTIDSFFSSAKKFDFEGMNKVMENNDEKYKDVLKELDTKDPNAQYVLDYLKQNASKITYTIKDSEIKDNKATIKVECKFVDSTPLLKEIVAEAFTKMLGMSFSGQDLTDEKTTEMLVSIMKEKQKSVKETYVTKTVEFECSKKDNKWIISSANDAVADVLLSNLVTAGRDLSNSMGTIQ
- the argF gene encoding ornithine carbamoyltransferase, encoding MNNISLKGKSFLTLKDFTKEEIRYLLTLSSYLKTKKKVGIKGDLLQGKNIALLFEKTSTRTRCSFEVAAHDEGAHVTYLGPNDCHMGKKESVSDTAKVLGKFYDGIEFRGFKQETVESLAKYSGVPVWNGLTDEYHPTQILADFLTVIENVDKDLNKVKFVYVGDARNNMGNSLMIGCAKMGIDFVALAPKELWPNEELVKAMKEIAKKSKGDIMLTESIDDVKGADVIYTDVWVSMGEEEQYETRINQLKDYQVNMDMIKKTENENVIFLHCLPAFHDLETKVAQEIYEKFGLSELEVTDEVFNSKYSKVFEEAENRMHTIKAVMVSTMIDVNMNNNLI
- a CDS encoding amino acid racemase — translated: MNEKLIGILAGMGPRSTAPFMDLVIDECQFQYGAKYDDEFPKMMIYSLPTPFYIDRPINHELMKKTIIDGLQKLESIGVSFIAMPCNSAHIYFKELKKSINIPLLNIVEETVKKLPIIPQKVTLFSTNSTFESKIYQDGILHNGHEFIFKDEWQTKLNTLIQSIKTDKGNPYNIDIWNELIEDVKKESIENVIIACTDLNVVFEKSHSSINIIDSSKCLAKATINKYLKLVK
- a CDS encoding aspartate aminotransferase family protein is translated as MNNNSTISKWNEYFIDTYNQPNFVIDYGEGSCFFDTNGNKYIDFTSGYGVSSLGYSNNNLKNALKEQVDKLLHTSNLYFNEPVLCAGEKIINASGMDKIYFCNSGTEANETAFKIARKYSSDKYGKDRGTIISLKDSFHGRTMMSLMATGMDKYHKYFYPLPEGFKYIERNNIEDLKNNLDSTVCAIILEAIQGEGGVNILEKDYVLELVKICKEKDIVVIFDEVQCGIGRTGKLFGYEYFDVKPDIVTVAKGLGAGIPVGGVLVNENLSKVLGKGDQGTTFGGNLLAMVAASVVLDEVSKDGFYNEVLEKGDYIRKSIENFNSKVVLKTKGIGLMIGIKTNIESSIIEEKARKKGLLILTAGKNVLRFLPPLTISYKEIDEALEILKDILLKIN